One Rhodoferax ferrireducens T118 DNA segment encodes these proteins:
- a CDS encoding response regulator transcription factor, which translates to MRLLLIEDDAVLRLGLKRQLEADGYRVDQAGDGADGLFQAREYPLDLAIVDLGLPKVNGLTVVQTLRAEGRTLPILILTARGSWQDKVQGLEAGADDYLVKPFEYPELAARVKALLRRSLKATSDVLTLGALRIDFSGQSARLHDVPLQLTTFEYRVLEYLVRERARVVPKQELSDYLYPHDEDRDSNVLEVLIGRLRRKLDPDGTLLPIETLRGRGYRFALQ; encoded by the coding sequence ATGCGCCTGCTGTTGATCGAGGACGATGCGGTATTGCGACTGGGTCTGAAGCGCCAGCTCGAAGCCGATGGCTACCGCGTGGACCAGGCGGGCGACGGCGCTGATGGTTTGTTTCAGGCGCGCGAGTATCCGCTGGATCTGGCGATTGTCGATCTGGGCTTGCCCAAGGTAAACGGCCTGACGGTGGTGCAAACGCTACGCGCCGAAGGCCGCACCCTGCCCATTTTGATCCTGACTGCACGCGGCAGTTGGCAAGACAAGGTGCAGGGGCTGGAAGCCGGCGCCGATGACTATCTGGTCAAACCCTTTGAATACCCGGAGCTCGCCGCACGCGTCAAGGCGCTGCTGCGCCGCTCGCTCAAAGCGACGTCAGACGTGCTCACGCTGGGCGCGCTGCGCATCGACTTTTCGGGTCAGAGCGCTCGCCTGCACGATGTGCCACTGCAACTGACGACCTTTGAATACCGGGTGCTGGAATATCTGGTGCGCGAGCGCGCCCGGGTGGTGCCCAAGCAGGAGCTGTCGGACTACCTGTATCCGCACGATGAAGACCGTGACAGCAATGTGCTGGAGGTTCTGATCGGGCGGCTGCGGCGCAAGCTTGATCCGGATGGCACGCTGCTCCCGATCGAGACCCTGCGCGGGCGCGGCTACCGCTTTGCGCTGCAGTGA
- a CDS encoding PepSY domain-containing protein, translating into MKSFSTLLCVLLMALGPAAWADVSRDQAAAVAQQVSGARVLAVEMTERGGRPVWRVKVLSARGEVKVILIDAASGRVL; encoded by the coding sequence ATGAAATCGTTTTCTACCCTGCTTTGCGTTTTGCTGATGGCCTTGGGCCCTGCGGCCTGGGCCGACGTCAGCCGCGACCAGGCAGCGGCGGTGGCGCAGCAAGTCAGTGGCGCTCGCGTTCTGGCGGTGGAAATGACCGAGCGTGGCGGGCGACCGGTCTGGCGCGTGAAAGTGCTCAGCGCTCGGGGTGAAGTCAAGGTGATCCTGATCGACGCCGCCAGCGGGCGCGTGCTGTAG
- a CDS encoding glycine zipper 2TM domain-containing protein, whose translation MKRLVIASLFATTLLGAQAQSFTDNARVRSAEPQYESINVPRNECSSQWINEPRRGVYQSQDRQYGGAIVGGLAGGVIGHQIGGGSGKDAATALGAVLGAITGDRLENRDQGPQYPQYEDGQREVKRCRTVYDPQTRITGYRVTYEYRGQQYTTVMRSNPGNSLPVHVTVQPIEQ comes from the coding sequence ATGAAACGTCTTGTTATTGCCAGTTTGTTTGCGACCACCTTGCTCGGCGCCCAGGCGCAGAGCTTCACGGACAACGCGCGTGTTCGAAGCGCCGAGCCGCAATACGAAAGTATCAATGTGCCGCGCAATGAGTGCAGCAGTCAATGGATCAATGAACCCCGCCGCGGCGTTTACCAATCACAAGATCGTCAATATGGCGGCGCCATTGTGGGTGGCCTGGCCGGTGGTGTGATTGGGCACCAGATCGGCGGTGGCAGTGGCAAAGACGCGGCCACGGCGCTTGGCGCGGTGCTGGGCGCCATCACCGGCGACCGGCTTGAAAACCGGGACCAAGGCCCGCAGTATCCGCAGTATGAGGATGGGCAACGCGAAGTGAAGCGTTGCCGCACCGTGTATGACCCGCAGACACGCATCACCGGTTACCGCGTGACCTATGAATACCGCGGTCAGCAGTACACCACGGTGATGCGCAGCAACCCGGGCAACAGCTTGCCCGTGCATGTGACGGTGCAGCCGATTGAGCAATAA
- the recG gene encoding ATP-dependent DNA helicase RecG, with protein MSLPTVPQLPKPLTGPQKALRKLGLERAIDLALHLPLRYEDETRIERLSEVREGEVAQVEGVVTHCEVKLSGHRQLLVTLDDGTDTCLLRFFTFYPSSQKALAVGNRIRVRGEVKGGFGGLTMMHPAFKSAGGELAVALTPIYPTVAGLPQAYLRRAVQGGVARAELSDTVPLENLCEIGLQPSWNMRNALLFLHNPTPEVALATLQDHSHPAWQRLKAEELLAQQLSQLQAKRERARLRAPVLHSQALDDLVDDAHAAGRRDARLKPGLPGSLRNRLLATLPFQLTAAQHRVSAEIARDLARPVPMHRLLQGDVGSGKTVVAALAAAICIDAGWQCALMAPTEILATQHFAKLVSWLEPLGIRVAWLTGSQKAKERREMLALIASGEAGLVIGTHAVIQDKVQFKNLALAIIDEQHRFGVAQRLALRSKLSAQTDHPELVEGPAAASSLRQAQDQPSSVRTVGLEPHLLMMTATPIPRTLAMSYYADLDVSTIDELPPGRTPIITKVVNDARREEVIARIRAQLDAGRQIYWVCPLIEESEALDLSNATETHAQLSAALPGAMVGLLHSRMPVAEKKAVMSLFTSGRMGLLVSTTVIEVGVDVPNASLMVIEHAERFGLSQLHQLRGRVGRGAAASACVLLYSTGDAPRLSETARARLKAMAETHDGFEIARRDLEIRGPGEFLGARQSGAAMLRFADLATDTALLQWARQLAPVMLDQHPALAERHVLRWLGGKAEFLKA; from the coding sequence ATGTCTCTGCCCACTGTCCCGCAATTACCTAAGCCACTGACCGGCCCGCAAAAAGCCCTGCGCAAGCTCGGCTTGGAGCGCGCTATTGATCTGGCGTTGCACCTGCCGCTGCGCTACGAGGATGAGACTCGCATCGAGCGTTTGAGCGAGGTGCGTGAGGGCGAGGTGGCGCAGGTCGAAGGTGTGGTGACCCATTGCGAGGTCAAGCTCTCCGGACACCGCCAATTGCTGGTGACGCTCGATGACGGCACTGACACCTGCTTGCTGCGTTTCTTCACCTTTTATCCCTCAAGCCAGAAAGCGTTGGCGGTGGGCAATCGCATCCGGGTGCGTGGCGAGGTCAAGGGTGGTTTTGGCGGCTTGACGATGATGCATCCGGCGTTTAAATCGGCTGGGGGCGAGTTGGCAGTGGCGCTGACGCCCATCTACCCCACGGTGGCCGGTTTGCCTCAGGCGTACCTGCGCCGGGCGGTGCAGGGCGGGGTGGCGCGGGCGGAGCTGTCCGACACCGTGCCCTTGGAGAATTTATGTGAAATCGGCCTGCAGCCCTCGTGGAATATGCGCAATGCGCTATTATTTTTGCATAATCCGACGCCTGAAGTGGCGCTCGCCACGCTGCAAGACCACAGCCACCCGGCTTGGCAACGGCTCAAAGCCGAGGAGCTGCTGGCGCAGCAGTTGTCGCAATTGCAGGCCAAACGTGAACGGGCGCGGCTGCGCGCGCCGGTGCTGCACTCGCAGGCGCTGGATGACCTTGTGGACGACGCTCATGCGGCGGGCCGCCGAGATGCCAGGCTGAAGCCTGGCCTACCTGGGTCGCTGCGCAATCGCCTGCTGGCAACCTTGCCGTTTCAACTCACGGCCGCCCAGCACCGCGTCAGTGCAGAAATAGCGCGCGACCTGGCGCGGCCGGTGCCGATGCATCGGCTATTACAAGGCGATGTCGGTTCTGGCAAGACGGTGGTGGCCGCGCTGGCGGCGGCAATTTGCATCGACGCTGGTTGGCAATGCGCGCTGATGGCACCGACTGAAATTTTGGCCACCCAGCACTTTGCCAAGCTGGTAAGCTGGCTGGAACCGTTGGGCATCAGAGTCGCCTGGCTCACCGGCAGCCAGAAAGCCAAAGAACGGCGCGAGATGCTGGCGCTGATTGCCAGCGGCGAAGCGGGTCTGGTGATTGGCACCCATGCTGTTATTCAGGACAAAGTGCAGTTCAAAAACCTGGCACTGGCCATCATCGACGAGCAGCACCGGTTTGGGGTGGCACAGCGGTTGGCCTTGCGCAGCAAGTTGTCGGCCCAAACCGATCACCCCGAGCTGGTCGAAGGGCCGGCCGCGGCTTCAAGCCTTCGTCAAGCGCAGGACCAACCGAGTTCCGTCCGAACGGTCGGTTTGGAACCCCATCTGCTGATGATGACCGCGACCCCGATTCCGCGCACGCTGGCGATGAGCTACTACGCCGATCTGGATGTTTCCACCATTGACGAGCTGCCGCCCGGACGCACCCCCATCATCACCAAGGTGGTGAACGACGCGCGGCGTGAGGAGGTGATTGCGCGCATCCGCGCCCAGCTCGATGCCGGACGGCAGATCTACTGGGTCTGTCCGCTGATTGAAGAGAGTGAAGCGCTGGACCTGAGCAACGCCACCGAGACCCACGCCCAGTTGAGCGCCGCCTTGCCCGGCGCCATGGTGGGCCTGCTGCACTCGCGCATGCCGGTGGCGGAGAAAAAAGCAGTGATGAGTCTTTTTACCAGCGGCCGGATGGGGTTGCTGGTCAGCACCACGGTGATCGAGGTCGGTGTCGATGTGCCCAATGCCAGTCTGATGGTGATCGAGCATGCCGAGCGCTTTGGCCTCTCGCAACTGCACCAGTTGCGTGGCCGGGTCGGGCGCGGAGCGGCGGCATCGGCCTGCGTGCTGTTGTACTCCACCGGTGACGCACCGCGTCTGAGCGAGACGGCGCGGGCCCGTCTCAAAGCCATGGCCGAGACCCATGATGGTTTCGAGATCGCCCGGCGCGACCTGGAGATTCGCGGCCCGGGCGAGTTCCTGGGGGCGCGCCAATCCGGTGCTGCCATGTTGCGTTTTGCCGATCTGGCAACCGACACCGCGCTGCTGCAGTGGGCGCGCCAACTGGCGCCCGTCATGCTCGATCAACATCCGGCGCTGGCAGAAAGACACGTGCTGCGATGGCTTGGAGGCAAGGCGGAGTTTTTGAAGGCGTAA
- a CDS encoding acyl-CoA dehydrogenase family protein produces the protein MDFDYSPQVQALRQRLDDFMERYVLPYNGAWHRSVAQGIFPPPFVDDLKALARSEGLWNLFLPSLHDDEPGQRLSNLAYAPLAEIMGRLPWASEVFNCSAPDTGNMELLHLFATPEQNQRWLVPLLNGEMRSAFAMSEPDVASSDPTNLQTCVRHEGDQLVLHGRKWFVTGAAHPSCRLLIVMCRSGDEGTDKHAQHSMVLVPIDTPGVTLVRNIPIMQHHSPEGHCEIVFRDVRVPAANILGQEGAGFAMAQARLGPGRIHHCMRTIGQCELALAMMCDRTLERHAFGKYLAEFANVQEWIAESRLEIDQARLLVLRAAWQLDQGAHAQSRVDVSAIKVVTARLQTRVVNRAMQVFGAMGLSPDTPLAYFWTWGRAMQLLDGPDEVHLRTVARHELEQTRAHRGASSAYFTLPEQLLAEPRVR, from the coding sequence ATGGATTTTGACTACTCACCACAGGTGCAGGCCTTGCGCCAGCGCCTGGACGACTTCATGGAGCGTTACGTGCTGCCCTACAACGGCGCGTGGCATCGCTCTGTGGCGCAAGGCATCTTTCCGCCGCCCTTTGTGGATGATCTCAAGGCACTGGCGCGGTCGGAAGGTTTGTGGAATCTTTTTTTGCCCAGCCTGCATGACGACGAGCCTGGACAGCGGTTGAGCAACCTGGCCTACGCGCCTTTGGCCGAGATCATGGGGCGGCTGCCGTGGGCCTCGGAGGTATTCAACTGCAGCGCACCTGACACCGGCAACATGGAGCTGTTGCACCTGTTTGCCACCCCGGAGCAAAACCAGCGCTGGTTGGTCCCCCTGCTGAACGGTGAAATGCGCTCTGCTTTTGCGATGTCCGAGCCAGACGTCGCTTCATCGGACCCCACCAACCTGCAGACCTGCGTCCGCCATGAAGGCGATCAGTTGGTGCTTCATGGTCGCAAATGGTTTGTGACGGGGGCAGCGCATCCAAGCTGCCGATTGCTGATTGTGATGTGCCGCAGTGGTGACGAAGGCACCGACAAACATGCCCAGCACAGCATGGTGCTGGTACCGATCGACACGCCCGGTGTCACGCTGGTGCGCAACATCCCGATCATGCAGCACCATTCGCCCGAGGGGCATTGCGAAATTGTCTTCAGAGACGTACGCGTGCCGGCTGCAAACATCCTGGGCCAGGAGGGCGCCGGTTTTGCCATGGCGCAGGCGCGCCTAGGCCCGGGGCGCATCCACCACTGCATGCGCACCATCGGCCAGTGCGAGTTAGCGCTCGCCATGATGTGCGATCGGACTTTGGAACGGCACGCCTTTGGCAAGTACCTGGCCGAATTTGCCAACGTGCAGGAATGGATTGCCGAGTCGCGCCTGGAGATTGACCAGGCCCGCCTGCTGGTGCTGCGTGCCGCCTGGCAACTGGATCAGGGGGCACATGCGCAGAGCCGGGTGGATGTGTCGGCCATCAAGGTGGTGACGGCCCGACTGCAAACGCGGGTGGTCAACCGCGCCATGCAGGTGTTTGGTGCCATGGGCCTGTCGCCCGATACGCCGCTGGCTTATTTCTGGACCTGGGGTCGCGCCATGCAGTTGCTGGATGGCCCGGATGAAGTGCATTTGCGCACCGTGGCCCGCCATGAGCTGGAGCAGACGCGGGCGCACCGTGGTGCCTCTTCAGCTTACTTCACGCTGCCGGAACAGCTACTGGCCGAGCCACGCGTCCGCTGA
- a CDS encoding phosphoglycerate kinase, protein MNVIRFSDLCAQGQVSGKRVFIRADLNVPQDDAGHITEDTRIRASIPCIQMALDAGAAVMVTSHLGRPTEGAFKPEDSLAPVAQRLAELMGRAVPLIANWVDGVSVQPGQLVLLENCRVNPGEKKNNEALARKMAALCDIFVHDAFGTAHRAEASTYGIAQFAKVACAGPLLAAEMDAISKALANPKRPLVAIVAGSKVSTKLTILKSLASKVDQLIVGGGIANTFMLAAGLKIGKSLAEPDLLEDARAVIAAMKARGAAVPIPTDVVTAKTFAADAVATVKAATDVADDDLILDIGPQTAAALATQLKAAGTIVWNGPVGVFEFPAFENGTQTIAHAIAESSAFSIAGGGDTLAAIAKYGIEKQIGYISTGGGAFLEVLEGKTLPAFEILTRRAAG, encoded by the coding sequence ATGAACGTCATCCGCTTCTCCGATCTGTGCGCCCAAGGCCAAGTCTCCGGCAAGCGCGTTTTTATCCGCGCCGACCTCAATGTGCCGCAGGACGATGCTGGCCACATCACGGAAGACACCCGCATTCGCGCCTCCATCCCTTGCATCCAGATGGCGCTCGACGCCGGGGCCGCGGTGATGGTGACCTCGCACCTGGGGCGCCCGACCGAAGGTGCGTTCAAACCGGAAGACTCGCTGGCGCCGGTGGCCCAGCGCCTGGCCGAGTTGATGGGCCGCGCTGTGCCGTTAATTGCCAATTGGGTCGATGGTGTCAGCGTCCAGCCAGGCCAACTGGTGTTGCTGGAAAACTGCCGGGTCAACCCCGGTGAGAAGAAGAACAATGAAGCGCTGGCCAGAAAAATGGCCGCTTTGTGCGATATTTTTGTGCATGATGCCTTTGGCACGGCACACCGCGCCGAAGCCTCCACCTACGGCATCGCGCAATTTGCCAAGGTGGCCTGCGCTGGCCCGCTGTTGGCCGCTGAGATGGACGCCATCAGCAAAGCGCTGGCAAACCCGAAGCGCCCGCTGGTGGCGATTGTGGCGGGCTCCAAGGTCTCCACCAAACTGACCATCTTGAAAAGCCTGGCCAGCAAAGTGGACCAACTCATCGTTGGTGGCGGCATCGCCAACACCTTCATGCTGGCCGCGGGCTTGAAGATCGGCAAGAGTCTGGCCGAGCCCGACTTGTTGGAAGATGCCAGGGCCGTGATCGCCGCCATGAAGGCGCGCGGCGCCGCTGTCCCCATCCCGACGGATGTCGTTACCGCTAAGACCTTCGCGGCCGACGCCGTGGCGACCGTCAAGGCTGCCACTGACGTCGCCGACGACGACCTGATTCTCGATATTGGCCCACAAACGGCAGCCGCCCTGGCGACGCAGCTCAAGGCCGCCGGCACCATCGTCTGGAATGGCCCGGTCGGCGTGTTTGAGTTTCCCGCGTTCGAGAATGGCACCCAAACGATTGCCCACGCCATCGCTGAATCCAGCGCGTTTTCAATTGCCGGTGGCGGCGACACATTGGCAGCTATCGCCAAGTACGGCATTGAAAAGCAGATTGGTTACATCTCGACCGGCGGCGGCGCCTTTCTGGAGGTGCTCGAAGGCAAAACGCTGCCAGCCTTTGAGATCTTGACGCGTCGGGCGGCGGGTTAG
- a CDS encoding aminotransferase class V-fold PLP-dependent enzyme, protein MPGLLPHVDPDGLLEFSVVYTDRALNHMSQSFQRVMQDISGMLKEVYHAKSAVLVPGSGTFGMEAVARQFAGGKKVLIVRNGWFSYRWTQILDMGQIAAESTVLKARRVGADKQSPWVPAPIGEVVAAIREKKPDVVFAPHVETASGMMLPDDYLRAVADAVHAVGGLFVLDCIASGAMWVNMVDTGVDVLISAPQKGWSSSPCCAMVMLSERARAAIESTTSSSFACDLKKWLQIMEAYENGGHAYHATLPTDALTHLRDTMKEAQAYGFAKVRAEQIDLGAKVRALFERRGIPSVAADGFKAPGVVVSYTSDPEIQSGRKFLGVGLQTAAGVPLQCDEPADFMTFRVGLFGLEKWHNVDRTVGQLAAALDQIL, encoded by the coding sequence ATGCCCGGCTTGTTACCCCACGTCGATCCCGACGGTTTGCTCGAATTCTCAGTGGTCTACACCGACCGCGCGCTCAACCACATGTCCCAAAGTTTCCAGCGCGTGATGCAGGACATCTCTGGCATGCTCAAGGAGGTCTACCACGCCAAGTCGGCGGTGCTGGTGCCGGGCAGTGGCACTTTCGGCATGGAAGCGGTGGCGCGCCAGTTTGCGGGCGGCAAAAAAGTGCTGATCGTCCGCAATGGCTGGTTCAGCTACCGCTGGACGCAAATCCTGGACATGGGCCAGATCGCCGCGGAATCAACCGTTCTCAAGGCGCGCCGGGTTGGCGCCGACAAACAGTCGCCCTGGGTGCCGGCGCCGATTGGCGAGGTGGTGGCCGCGATTCGCGAGAAAAAGCCCGACGTGGTGTTTGCCCCGCATGTTGAAACCGCGTCCGGCATGATGCTGCCCGACGACTACCTGCGCGCCGTGGCAGATGCCGTGCACGCGGTCGGCGGCCTGTTTGTGCTGGACTGCATTGCCTCGGGGGCGATGTGGGTCAACATGGTGGACACCGGTGTCGATGTGCTGATCAGCGCCCCGCAAAAAGGCTGGAGCAGCTCGCCCTGTTGCGCCATGGTGATGCTCAGCGAGCGCGCCCGCGCTGCCATCGAATCCACCACCAGCAGCAGTTTTGCCTGCGACCTGAAAAAGTGGCTGCAGATCATGGAGGCTTACGAGAACGGTGGCCACGCCTACCACGCCACCCTGCCGACCGATGCGCTCACTCACCTGCGCGACACCATGAAGGAGGCGCAGGCCTATGGCTTTGCCAAGGTGCGTGCCGAGCAGATCGACTTGGGCGCCAAGGTGCGCGCGCTGTTCGAGCGCCGCGGCATCCCGAGCGTGGCGGCAGACGGCTTCAAAGCGCCGGGGGTGGTGGTGAGCTACACGAGCGACCCGGAGATCCAGTCCGGCCGCAAATTCCTGGGGGTGGGCCTGCAGACGGCGGCCGGCGTGCCCTTGCAGTGTGATGAGCCGGCTGACTTCATGACGTTCCGGGTCGGCCTGTTTGGCTTGGAAAAATGGCACAACGTGGACCGCACGGTCGGGCAACTGGCCGCGGCGCTGGACCAGATTTTGTAA
- a CDS encoding M48 family metallopeptidase: MHPLLRFTLDLFEPNKALAPVNLAQKATEIVVPEARRVIAPEPLAAPTLACAPTSWRHPRANREARLCEVVVAYEFKRGQRRSIGFVIRPEGLVVSAPKWLPLHQVDAALQDKSQWIIQKLRETQARQQRLLARRIEWCDGTLIPYLGQSLRLLLVPHQAAGRTGARLKAGGIGTTEFMEADASGPTLRVALPHEAAPDQIRDTVQAWLRCQAQQLFKARLDHFAPQLRVQWRTLALSNARTRWGSARIDGAIRLNWRLMHFQPAVIDYVVVHELSHLRVMDHSPRFWATVHSVAPDYVALRRQLKDEALPHGL; this comes from the coding sequence ATGCATCCCTTGCTCCGCTTTACGCTTGATTTGTTTGAGCCAAATAAGGCGCTAGCCCCCGTCAATCTTGCGCAGAAAGCTACTGAAATAGTAGTGCCAGAGGCGCGGCGTGTTATTGCACCGGAGCCGCTGGCAGCGCCCACCCTGGCCTGCGCACCCACCAGCTGGCGCCACCCGCGTGCCAATCGCGAAGCCCGCCTGTGCGAAGTGGTGGTGGCCTACGAGTTCAAGCGCGGCCAGCGCCGCAGCATTGGTTTTGTCATTCGACCCGAAGGACTGGTGGTGAGCGCGCCCAAATGGTTGCCGCTGCATCAGGTCGATGCGGCGCTGCAGGACAAATCGCAATGGATCATCCAGAAGCTGCGTGAAACGCAGGCGCGCCAGCAGCGCCTGCTGGCGCGTCGCATCGAGTGGTGCGACGGCACGCTGATTCCTTATCTGGGGCAGTCCCTGCGCCTGCTGCTGGTGCCGCATCAAGCCGCAGGTCGCACGGGCGCCAGGTTGAAAGCCGGGGGCATCGGCACGACCGAGTTCATGGAGGCCGATGCGTCGGGCCCGACCCTGCGCGTGGCGCTGCCACATGAGGCCGCGCCAGATCAAATTCGCGACACCGTGCAAGCCTGGCTGAGGTGTCAGGCGCAACAGCTGTTCAAGGCGCGGCTCGATCACTTTGCCCCGCAGTTGCGGGTGCAGTGGCGCACGCTGGCCCTGAGCAACGCCCGCACGCGCTGGGGCAGCGCCCGTATTGACGGCGCCATCCGGCTCAACTGGCGCCTGATGCACTTCCAGCCCGCGGTCATCGACTACGTGGTGGTGCATGAACTCAGCCACTTGCGGGTGATGGACCACAGCCCGCGTTTCTGGGCCACCGTGCACTCAGTCGCGCCCGATTACGTCGCCCTGCGCCGGCAACTCAAGGACGAGGCCTTGCCGCACGGCCTTTGA
- a CDS encoding lysophospholipid acyltransferase family protein: protein MLLIRSILHMAWLLITVIPWGLTLVLISLWVRRTTLWWFAVNWFRLVIWGTRVFLGVRVRVRGLEHLPAGASTPAILLSKHQSTLETLLIPTLMPRPLAFVFKRELLRIPFFGWSMARLDMIHIDRESRALAMKHVIEQGKRRLAQGTWVIMFPEGTRIARGQTGTYQTAGTRLAVETGAPVVPIAVSSGKCWPRQGFIKYPGVVDVSIGPAIASVGREPKELMREVQAWIEAEMRRIDPEAYL, encoded by the coding sequence ATGTTATTGATTCGCTCCATTCTGCACATGGCGTGGCTGCTGATCACGGTGATTCCGTGGGGGCTGACGCTGGTGCTGATTTCGCTCTGGGTACGCCGCACCACGCTGTGGTGGTTTGCCGTCAACTGGTTTCGGCTGGTCATCTGGGGTACGCGTGTGTTTCTGGGTGTGCGGGTGCGCGTCAGGGGGCTGGAGCATTTGCCGGCGGGTGCCAGCACGCCCGCGATTCTGCTGTCCAAGCACCAGTCCACGCTGGAGACGCTGCTGATCCCGACCTTGATGCCGCGCCCGCTGGCGTTTGTCTTCAAGCGCGAGTTGTTGCGCATTCCTTTTTTTGGCTGGTCGATGGCGCGGCTCGACATGATCCACATCGACCGCGAATCCCGCGCCCTGGCCATGAAGCATGTCATTGAGCAAGGCAAGCGGCGCCTGGCGCAAGGGACCTGGGTCATCATGTTCCCCGAGGGCACGCGTATTGCGCGTGGCCAAACCGGCACTTACCAAACGGCGGGCACCCGGCTGGCCGTGGAGACCGGGGCGCCGGTGGTGCCGATTGCGGTGTCGTCGGGCAAGTGCTGGCCGCGCCAGGGCTTCATCAAATACCCCGGTGTGGTGGATGTGTCGATTGGCCCGGCCATTGCCAGCGTCGGGCGTGAGCCCAAAGAGCTGATGCGCGAGGTACAGGCCTGGATCGAAGCCGAAATGCGCCGGATCGACCCCGAAGCCTATTTGTAG
- the gmhB gene encoding D-glycero-beta-D-manno-heptose 1,7-bisphosphate 7-phosphatase, producing MKLVILDRDGTLNQDSAEFIKTPEEWLPLPGALEAIARLNHEGWHVVIASNQSGLGRGLFDVSMLNAIHAKMHKMLAAVGARVDAVFYCPHAPDEGCHCRKPEPGLFEQIGERYGLDLHGVPTVGDTARDVLAGVRVGCEPHLVLTGKGATYRGRRLPHNFPKATQVHEDLAAFADFLIARDTEKAELATTKLSK from the coding sequence ATGAAACTCGTCATCCTCGACCGCGACGGCACCCTGAATCAGGACAGTGCCGAATTTATCAAGACCCCGGAAGAATGGCTGCCTTTGCCCGGCGCGCTGGAGGCTATTGCCCGGCTCAATCACGAGGGCTGGCATGTGGTCATTGCCAGCAACCAGTCCGGTCTGGGGCGCGGCTTGTTTGATGTGTCGATGCTTAACGCGATCCACGCCAAGATGCACAAAATGCTCGCGGCCGTCGGCGCCCGGGTCGATGCCGTGTTTTATTGTCCGCACGCGCCCGATGAGGGCTGCCACTGCCGCAAGCCCGAACCCGGCCTGTTTGAGCAGATTGGCGAGCGTTATGGGCTTGACCTGCACGGCGTGCCGACGGTGGGCGACACGGCGCGTGATGTGTTGGCGGGTGTGCGCGTGGGCTGCGAGCCGCATCTGGTGCTGACCGGCAAAGGCGCGACCTACCGGGGCCGGCGCTTGCCGCATAACTTTCCGAAAGCGACGCAGGTGCATGAAGATCTGGCGGCCTTTGCTGACTTTCTGATTGCGCGGGACACCGAAAAGGCTGAACTGGCGACTACGAAGTTATCAAAATAG